In a single window of the Massilia oculi genome:
- a CDS encoding YifB family Mg chelatase-like AAA ATPase, with translation MSLAVLRSRALAGMEAPAVNVEVHLANGLPGIAIVGLPDTEVREAKDRVRAALQNSGFDLPARRITINLAPADLPKESGRFDLPIALGILAASRQIRHDALHRYEFAGELSLSGELRPVRGALAMAFAMARDGDDDMRAFILPLANADEAALVEAAAILPARTLLEVCAHFANAPDAPKLARHHGPGMARLPSYPDFAEVKGQQHAKRALEVAAAGAHSVLLVGPPGAGKSMLAARLPGLLPPMSEAEALESAAVQSLAGGFAPERWRQRPFRSPHHTTSGVALVGGGNLPRPGEVSLAHHGVLFLDELPEFERRVLEVLREPLESGSITISRAAHQADFPARFQLIAAMNPCPCGWLGHASGKCRCTPDAVLRYQGRISGPLLDRIDIQLPVMAMALEGMGAQADGESSASIAQRVAQAHARQLARQGRTNSGLGPGEIDRHCAPDEAGRRLLHDAARHLHWSARAYHRVLKVARTIADLADVDEVRSKHVAEAIGYRRALRDD, from the coding sequence ATGAGCCTGGCCGTCCTGAGAAGCCGCGCCCTGGCCGGCATGGAAGCGCCCGCAGTCAATGTCGAAGTCCACCTTGCCAACGGCCTGCCTGGCATCGCGATCGTCGGCCTGCCCGATACCGAGGTGCGCGAAGCCAAGGACCGTGTACGCGCCGCGCTGCAGAATTCCGGCTTCGACCTCCCGGCGCGCCGCATCACGATCAACCTGGCGCCGGCCGACCTGCCGAAAGAGTCCGGCCGTTTCGACCTGCCCATCGCGCTGGGCATCCTTGCCGCCTCGCGCCAGATCCGCCACGATGCGCTGCACCGCTACGAATTCGCCGGCGAACTGTCGCTGTCGGGTGAATTACGCCCGGTGCGCGGCGCGCTGGCGATGGCGTTCGCGATGGCGCGTGACGGTGATGATGACATGCGCGCCTTCATCCTGCCGCTGGCCAACGCCGACGAAGCGGCGCTGGTCGAGGCGGCCGCAATCCTTCCGGCGCGCACCTTGCTCGAGGTCTGCGCCCACTTCGCCAACGCGCCCGACGCGCCGAAGCTGGCGCGCCATCATGGCCCCGGCATGGCGCGGCTGCCTTCCTATCCCGACTTCGCCGAGGTCAAGGGCCAGCAGCACGCCAAGCGCGCGCTCGAGGTGGCGGCGGCCGGAGCGCACTCCGTCCTGCTGGTCGGCCCGCCAGGCGCCGGCAAGAGCATGCTGGCGGCGCGCCTGCCCGGCCTGCTGCCGCCGATGAGCGAAGCCGAGGCGCTCGAATCGGCCGCCGTACAGTCGCTGGCCGGCGGCTTCGCGCCCGAACGCTGGCGCCAGCGGCCGTTTCGCAGTCCGCATCACACGACGTCCGGCGTGGCCCTGGTCGGCGGCGGCAACCTGCCGCGGCCGGGCGAGGTGTCGCTGGCCCATCATGGGGTGCTGTTCCTCGACGAGCTGCCCGAGTTCGAGCGGCGCGTACTGGAAGTGCTGCGCGAACCGCTGGAATCGGGATCGATCACGATCTCGCGCGCGGCCCACCAGGCCGACTTCCCGGCGCGCTTCCAGCTGATCGCGGCGATGAATCCCTGCCCCTGTGGCTGGCTGGGCCATGCCAGCGGCAAGTGCCGCTGCACGCCGGACGCCGTGCTGCGCTACCAGGGGCGCATATCGGGGCCTCTGCTCGACCGCATCGACATCCAGCTGCCGGTGATGGCCATGGCGCTGGAAGGCATGGGCGCGCAGGCCGATGGCGAATCGAGTGCGAGCATCGCGCAACGCGTGGCGCAAGCCCATGCGCGCCAGCTCGCGCGCCAGGGACGGACCAACAGCGGGCTGGGGCCGGGCGAGATCGATCGCCATTGCGCGCCCGATGAGGCCGGGCGCCGGCTGCTGCACGACGCGGCCCGGCACCTGCACTGGTCGGCGCGGGCCTACCACCGCGTGCTCAAGGTGGCGCGCACGATCGCCGACCTGGCGGACGTGGATGAGGTGAGGTCGAAGCACGTGGCCGAGGCGATCGGGTATCGGCGCGCGCTGCGCGACGACTGA
- a CDS encoding GlxA family transcriptional regulator, which translates to MKRRIGFLLSPGFQALDLMATTVFEIANGLDGGPFYDMTMLSEHGGVLASSSGVGVFTEAFDRRDYDTLIVAGIMTPVGFRSSAPFLNFLREASAASRRTASICTGAFILAEAGLIDGRRATTHWALARDLQRACPKSRIEEDRIYINDGRVWTSAGMTACIDLCLAMVEEDLGKDASKHIARHMVVYHRRSGGQSQFSALLELEPKSDRIQQALTYAKSHLRRPLSVDELAEAANLSTRQFSRTFRLETGQSPARAIEVLRVEAARAMIETSNHSIDVVARETGFADPERMRRAFLRAFGQPPQAIKRAAREQALA; encoded by the coding sequence ATGAAACGCAGAATCGGATTCCTGCTGTCGCCCGGCTTCCAGGCGCTCGACCTGATGGCCACCACCGTATTCGAGATCGCCAACGGTCTCGACGGGGGGCCGTTCTATGACATGACCATGCTGTCGGAGCACGGCGGCGTGCTCGCCAGCTCGTCCGGCGTCGGCGTGTTCACCGAAGCCTTCGACCGGCGCGACTACGACACCCTGATCGTGGCAGGCATCATGACCCCGGTCGGCTTCAGGTCGAGCGCGCCCTTCCTGAACTTCCTGCGCGAAGCCAGCGCGGCCTCGCGCCGCACCGCCAGCATCTGCACCGGCGCCTTCATCCTGGCCGAGGCCGGGCTGATCGACGGCCGCCGCGCGACCACCCACTGGGCGCTGGCGCGCGACCTGCAGCGCGCCTGTCCAAAGTCGCGCATCGAGGAAGACCGCATCTACATCAACGACGGCCGCGTGTGGACCTCGGCCGGCATGACCGCCTGCATCGACCTGTGCCTGGCGATGGTGGAGGAAGACCTGGGCAAGGACGCGTCGAAGCACATCGCGCGCCACATGGTGGTCTACCACCGCCGCAGCGGCGGCCAGTCGCAATTCTCGGCCCTGCTCGAGCTGGAGCCGAAATCGGACCGCATCCAGCAGGCGCTCACCTATGCCAAGAGCCACCTGCGGCGGCCGCTGTCGGTCGACGAGCTGGCCGAGGCGGCCAACCTGAGCACGCGCCAGTTCAGCCGCACCTTCCGCCTTGAGACCGGGCAATCGCCGGCGCGCGCGATCGAAGTGCTGCGGGTCGAGGCGGCGCGCGCCATGATCGAGACCAGCAACCACTCAATCGACGTGGTCGCGCGCGAGACCGGCTTCGCCGACCCCGAGCGCATGCGGCGCGCCTTCCTGCGCGCCTTCGGCCAGCCGCCGCAGGCGATCAAGCGCGCGGCGCGCGAGCAGGCGCTGGCCTAG
- a CDS encoding ABC transporter ATP-binding protein: MDAHPAALRLAGLRKDFDRPAVDGLDLVVRRGEFYALLGPNGAGKTTTLRLVTGLLAPDAGSIEVLGIDLAGAPAAAKARMAYLPDEPMLYGKLKPFEYLEFVAGLWGVRAREAEARARELLDWLDLSRHAHELTEGFSRGMKQKLALAGALIHEPELLILDEPLTGLDAVAARQVKDLLLAHVAKGGTVILTTHILEVAERLAQRIGIIRQGRLIAEGTLDELRVRTQGGSLEDVFLQLTAAP; this comes from the coding sequence ATGGACGCCCATCCTGCCGCCTTGCGCCTGGCCGGCCTGCGCAAGGATTTCGACCGTCCCGCCGTCGATGGACTCGACCTGGTGGTGCGGCGCGGCGAGTTCTATGCCCTGCTCGGCCCCAACGGCGCCGGCAAGACCACCACGCTGAGGCTGGTGACCGGCCTGCTGGCGCCGGACGCCGGCAGCATCGAGGTTCTCGGCATCGACCTGGCCGGCGCACCGGCGGCGGCCAAGGCCAGGATGGCCTACCTGCCGGACGAGCCGATGTTGTACGGGAAGCTCAAGCCCTTCGAGTACCTGGAATTCGTGGCCGGGCTATGGGGCGTGCGCGCCAGGGAAGCCGAGGCGCGCGCACGCGAGCTGCTCGACTGGCTCGACCTGAGCCGGCATGCGCACGAGCTGACTGAAGGATTCTCGCGCGGGATGAAGCAGAAGCTGGCCCTGGCCGGAGCCCTGATCCACGAACCGGAGCTGTTGATCCTCGACGAACCGCTGACCGGCCTGGACGCGGTCGCGGCGCGCCAGGTGAAGGACCTGCTCCTGGCCCACGTCGCCAAGGGCGGCACGGTGATCCTGACCACGCACATCCTCGAAGTGGCGGAGCGGCTGGCGCAGCGCATCGGGATCATCCGCCAGGGCCGCCTGATCGCCGAGGGCACGCTGGACGAGCTGCGTGTCCGCACCCAGGGCGGCAGCCTGGAAGACGTATTCCTGCAGCTGACGGCCGCGCCATGA